The following coding sequences lie in one Spirochaetota bacterium genomic window:
- a CDS encoding DUF3343 domain-containing protein, producing MNYCILLLPSVHDVMKAEKILLKAGVNINVIATPRELSHNCGVVICFECSSYKKVVSLLEELIVEKKIFRKSDDTTYLEVTQE from the coding sequence ATGAATTATTGTATACTATTATTGCCATCTGTGCATGATGTAATGAAGGCCGAAAAGATTTTACTTAAAGCAGGTGTTAACATAAATGTAATAGCCACCCCACGGGAACTATCGCATAACTGTGGGGTGGTAATATGCTTTGAATGCAGCAGTTACAAAAAGGTAGTATCCTTGCTTGAGGAACTAATAGTAGAAAAAAAGATATTTAGAAAATCTGATGACACTACATACTTAGAAGTTACTCAAGAGTAG